The proteins below come from a single Flavobacterium lindanitolerans genomic window:
- the metF gene encoding methylenetetrahydrofolate reductase [NAD(P)H], with product MKVTEHIEKANGKSLFSFEILPPLKGQNIQSIFDSIDPLMEFNPPFIDVTYHREEYEYKELPSGLLEKKIVKKRPGTVGICSAIQNKYQVDAIPHILCGGFTKEDTENFLIDLDFLGIQNVVALRGDAVKNETYFKPEKEGNHYASELVTQIANLNNGIYLDDELQNSSATNFCIGVAGYPEKHMEAPSLDSDIYFLKQKIKNGASYIITQMFFDNKKFFDFVAKCRKEGITVPIIPGLKPISTKKQLNLVPHRFKVDIPDELIMSIVRAKDADAVKQIGIEWCINQSKELIKEGIPVLHYYSMGKSENIKAIAREVF from the coding sequence ATGAAAGTAACAGAACATATAGAAAAAGCCAATGGCAAATCGCTTTTTTCTTTCGAAATACTACCGCCATTAAAAGGGCAAAATATCCAATCAATTTTTGATAGCATTGACCCGTTAATGGAATTTAATCCGCCTTTTATTGATGTGACTTACCATCGTGAAGAATATGAATACAAGGAATTGCCAAGCGGACTGTTGGAAAAAAAGATTGTAAAAAAACGTCCCGGAACGGTAGGTATCTGTTCGGCCATACAAAACAAATACCAGGTAGATGCGATTCCCCATATCCTTTGTGGCGGATTTACGAAAGAAGACACGGAGAATTTCTTAATTGATTTGGATTTTCTTGGGATTCAAAATGTAGTGGCTTTGCGTGGTGATGCGGTGAAAAATGAAACCTATTTCAAGCCGGAAAAAGAAGGAAACCACTATGCTTCGGAGCTGGTAACGCAAATTGCCAATCTGAATAACGGGATCTATCTGGATGACGAATTGCAAAATTCTTCAGCCACAAATTTTTGTATTGGCGTGGCGGGTTATCCTGAAAAACACATGGAGGCACCAAGTCTGGATAGCGATATTTATTTCCTAAAGCAGAAAATAAAAAATGGAGCTTCTTATATTATTACTCAGATGTTTTTTGATAACAAAAAATTCTTTGATTTTGTAGCCAAATGCAGAAAAGAGGGAATCACGGTTCCGATTATTCCGGGATTGAAGCCCATTTCAACCAAAAAACAATTGAATCTGGTACCGCATCGGTTTAAGGTCGATATTCCTGACGAGCTTATTATGTCAATCGTTCGGGCTAAGGATGCGGATGCAGTTAAGCAAATAGGTATAGAATGGTGCATTAACCAAAGTAAGGAGTTGATTAAAGAGGGAATACCCGTTTTGCATTATTATTCGATGGGGAAGTCGGAAAATATTAAGGCAATAGCCAGAGAGGTATTCTAA
- the metH gene encoding methionine synthase, whose amino-acid sequence MADVDCKKYLRLSGLEPLIITPESIFVNVGERTNVTGSRKFLRLIKEEKYEEALDIARAQVEGGAQIIDINMDEGMLDGVRAMTIFLNLIASEPDISRVPIMIDSSKWEIIEAGLKVAQGKSVVNSISLKEGEENFIRQAKLIKKYGAAVIVMAFDEIGQADTYERRIEICKRSYDVLVDKVGFPAEDIIFDPNIFPVATGMEEHRRNAVDFFRATKWIKENLPYASVSGGVSNVSFSFRGNDRVREAMHSAFLYHAVNHGMTMGIVNPEMLEIYDQIPKDVLEYVEDVLLDRRDDATERLLAFAENIKGDTKEVSEKQSQEWRSLPLQERLTHALVRGVDEFIDADIEEARQLATRPIEVIEINLMTGMNVVGDLFGSGKMFLPQVVKSARVMKKAVAYLLPYIEAEKDGSSSSAGKVLMATVKGDVHDIGKNIVAVVLACNNYEIIDLGVMVPPEKIIQTAIEEKVDIIGLSGLITPSLDEMVYLAKQMDRQNVKIPIMIGGATTSRAHTAVKIAPEYRETVVHVNDASRAVTVAGNLINKNTNQEYFKSLRMEYDELREGYLSRSRDKNFLSIEEARKNKLQLDWTNFTPVKPNTIGTKVIDVKLGELVDYIDWTPFFRTWDLHGKFPEILKDEIVGEQAKVLFADAQEMLRQIIQENWLEAKGVYGIFPANQINDDDIELRDENGKLLQTFLTLRQQSAKTKGAPNIALSDFIAPKDSGITDYMGAFCVTTGFGVDEKAAEFEKNLDDYNSIMVKALGDRFAEAFAEYLHEKIRKEIWGYASDETLSNEALIKEEYKGIRPAPGYPACPDHLEKPTIWKLLNVEQNIGVTLTESMAMWPASSVSGYYFGHPESKYFGLGKIKKDQVEDYAKRRNVSYEYAEKWLNPNIAD is encoded by the coding sequence ATGGCAGATGTCGATTGTAAAAAATACTTAAGATTATCAGGTCTCGAACCTTTAATCATAACACCCGAAAGCATTTTTGTAAATGTAGGAGAACGTACGAATGTTACCGGTTCCCGAAAATTTTTACGCCTGATAAAAGAAGAAAAATATGAAGAAGCATTGGATATTGCCAGGGCTCAGGTAGAAGGAGGCGCACAGATTATTGACATTAATATGGATGAGGGAATGCTTGACGGTGTTCGCGCTATGACAATTTTCCTGAATCTGATAGCTTCTGAACCAGATATTTCCCGCGTTCCGATAATGATTGACAGTTCAAAATGGGAAATTATCGAAGCAGGACTAAAAGTAGCCCAGGGGAAAAGTGTTGTCAACTCTATCAGTTTAAAAGAAGGAGAAGAAAATTTTATTCGTCAGGCAAAACTGATAAAAAAATATGGTGCAGCAGTCATTGTTATGGCTTTTGACGAGATAGGACAGGCAGATACCTATGAAAGAAGAATAGAAATCTGCAAACGTTCCTATGACGTTTTGGTTGATAAGGTAGGTTTTCCGGCTGAAGATATCATTTTTGACCCGAATATTTTTCCCGTTGCAACCGGAATGGAAGAACACCGCCGGAATGCAGTAGATTTCTTCAGGGCTACCAAATGGATTAAGGAAAATCTTCCCTATGCAAGTGTCAGCGGTGGTGTGAGCAATGTTTCATTCTCATTCCGCGGTAACGACAGGGTACGTGAAGCAATGCATTCCGCGTTTTTGTACCATGCTGTCAATCACGGTATGACTATGGGAATCGTAAATCCGGAAATGTTGGAAATCTATGACCAGATTCCCAAAGATGTGCTGGAATATGTTGAAGATGTCTTGCTTGACAGGAGAGATGATGCCACAGAAAGACTTTTGGCATTTGCAGAAAATATAAAAGGAGATACAAAAGAAGTTTCTGAAAAGCAGTCGCAGGAGTGGCGTTCGCTTCCACTTCAGGAAAGGTTGACACACGCTTTGGTGAGAGGAGTTGATGAATTTATTGATGCGGATATTGAAGAAGCCAGACAATTGGCTACACGGCCTATTGAAGTTATAGAAATCAATCTAATGACAGGAATGAATGTAGTAGGAGATTTATTCGGAAGCGGGAAAATGTTTTTGCCGCAAGTAGTAAAGTCAGCACGTGTCATGAAAAAGGCGGTTGCTTATCTGTTGCCGTATATTGAAGCAGAAAAAGACGGAAGTTCCAGTTCAGCCGGAAAGGTTTTGATGGCAACCGTAAAAGGTGATGTTCATGACATAGGGAAAAACATAGTGGCGGTGGTTTTGGCTTGTAATAACTATGAAATCATTGACCTTGGTGTCATGGTACCGCCCGAGAAAATTATTCAGACAGCCATTGAGGAAAAAGTAGATATAATAGGACTAAGCGGATTAATCACGCCTTCTCTGGATGAAATGGTCTATCTGGCAAAACAGATGGACAGGCAGAATGTCAAAATTCCAATAATGATTGGTGGAGCAACCACTTCAAGAGCACATACAGCCGTAAAGATTGCTCCGGAATATAGGGAAACAGTAGTTCATGTCAACGATGCTTCGCGTGCTGTTACTGTGGCTGGAAATCTCATAAATAAGAATACCAATCAGGAATATTTCAAGAGCCTGCGTATGGAATATGATGAGCTTCGTGAAGGTTACCTAAGTCGGAGCCGTGATAAAAACTTCTTAAGCATAGAGGAAGCCAGAAAAAATAAGCTGCAATTGGACTGGACTAATTTCACTCCGGTAAAACCAAACACTATAGGAACAAAAGTCATCGATGTAAAATTAGGAGAATTGGTCGATTATATCGATTGGACACCATTTTTTAGAACATGGGACCTGCATGGGAAATTTCCGGAAATACTAAAAGATGAAATTGTTGGCGAACAAGCTAAAGTGTTGTTTGCGGATGCTCAGGAAATGTTGCGCCAGATTATACAGGAAAACTGGTTAGAAGCAAAAGGCGTGTATGGAATATTTCCTGCCAACCAAATCAATGATGATGATATTGAATTACGGGATGAAAATGGAAAGCTTCTGCAAACTTTCCTGACTTTAAGACAGCAGTCTGCAAAAACAAAAGGAGCGCCCAATATTGCCCTGTCTGATTTTATAGCGCCGAAAGATTCCGGAATTACAGATTATATGGGAGCGTTTTGCGTAACGACAGGTTTTGGAGTAGATGAAAAAGCAGCGGAATTCGAAAAAAATCTAGATGATTATAATTCCATTATGGTCAAAGCATTAGGTGACCGATTTGCAGAAGCCTTTGCTGAATACTTACATGAAAAAATAAGGAAAGAAATCTGGGGATATGCCTCAGACGAAACATTGAGCAATGAAGCCCTGATTAAGGAAGAATATAAAGGAATACGTCCGGCACCCGGATATCCTGCTTGTCCGGATCACTTGGAAAAACCAACCATTTGGAAACTGTTAAATGTAGAACAAAATATAGGAGTGACCTTAACAGAAAGTATGGCAATGTGGCCTGCTTCTTCGGTTTCAGGTTATTATTTCGGACATCCGGAAAGCAAGTATTTCGGACTCGGAAAAATTAAAAAAGACCAGGTCGAAGACTACGCAAAACGCAGAAATGTTTCCTATGAATATGCTGAAAAATGGCTAAACCCAAACATTGCGGATTAA
- a CDS encoding T9SS-dependent choice-of-anchor J family protein, which produces MKKTLLLSLLVSVSGIANAQNVYNFGFSGTTTEMETAGWVRTNQSSPSTATLWSIASYTPVTVNLAATPAVQGNPFNDREYATGEVSPVPNGQAGGANSFALVNYTSTTGAGDISNWLISPVVTVENGDVVSFWSRKGTSATLDFADRLELRMSTAATHTNPAGGSTNVGSFTTVGVTVNPTLATGFVYPKVWTKYSFTVSGLSGPTAVKFGFRYFVTNGGPSGDNSDLIGIDTFEVSRALSRDDFFANNFSMYPNPSTGIVNLSGKNNVAINTIQLTDLNGRVVRNINANGVSETQINISELTSGVYFLNIQTDSGTGTTKVVKN; this is translated from the coding sequence ATGAAAAAAACTCTACTTCTTTCTTTATTGGTTTCCGTGTCAGGAATTGCCAATGCTCAAAATGTTTACAATTTTGGTTTTAGCGGTACAACAACAGAAATGGAGACTGCCGGTTGGGTAAGAACCAACCAAAGTTCCCCATCAACTGCTACATTATGGTCAATTGCCAGCTACACTCCGGTTACAGTAAATCTGGCTGCGACACCGGCAGTTCAGGGAAATCCTTTCAATGACAGGGAATATGCCACAGGCGAAGTCAGCCCGGTACCTAATGGGCAAGCAGGTGGAGCCAATTCCTTTGCCCTGGTTAATTATACCAGTACTACAGGAGCCGGAGATATCAGCAACTGGTTAATCAGCCCTGTGGTTACAGTAGAAAATGGAGATGTTGTTTCTTTCTGGTCAAGAAAAGGAACCTCAGCAACACTAGATTTTGCAGATCGTTTGGAACTCAGAATGAGTACGGCTGCCACACACACTAATCCGGCAGGAGGTTCTACCAATGTAGGTTCCTTTACCACGGTTGGGGTTACTGTCAACCCGACATTAGCTACCGGTTTTGTATATCCTAAAGTTTGGACAAAATATAGTTTTACTGTTTCCGGACTTTCCGGTCCAACAGCCGTAAAGTTTGGATTTAGGTATTTTGTAACAAACGGTGGGCCTAGCGGCGATAATTCTGACTTAATCGGGATTGATACTTTTGAAGTCAGCAGGGCGTTGAGCAGAGATGATTTCTTTGCAAACAACTTTAGCATGTATCCTAACCCGTCAACAGGAATTGTTAACCTGTCCGGTAAAAATAATGTGGCTATTAATACAATTCAGCTTACAGACTTGAATGGAAGAGTGGTAAGAAATATAAATGCAAATGGTGTTTCTGAAACGCAAATTAATATTTCTGAATTGACTTCCGGAGTTTATTTCCTGAACATACAGACTGATTCCGGTACGGGTACTACAAAAGTAGTGAAGAACTAA
- a CDS encoding homocysteine S-methyltransferase family protein: MSGIQKAIKERILILDGAMGTMLQRYNFSEEDFRGERFKEFPHPLKGNNDLLSLSQPKAIQEVHRQYFEAGADIVETNTFSGTTIGMADYHLEDLVYELNYESARLAREIADEFTAKNPDKPRFVAGSIGPTNRTASMSPDVNDPGFRAVTFDELRIAYKQQVEALIDGGSDILLVETIFDTLNAKAALFAIEEVKEERNIDIPVMVSGTITDASGRTLSGQTVEAFLISISHIPLLSVGFNCALGADQLKPYLQRLSHNTTFNVSAHPNAGLPNAFGQYDQTPEAMQVLIREYLEDNLINIIGGCCGTTPEHIRLIAEVAKEYSPRIVEPV; the protein is encoded by the coding sequence ATGTCAGGCATACAAAAAGCTATCAAAGAAAGAATTCTCATCCTTGACGGAGCAATGGGAACCATGCTCCAGCGGTATAATTTTTCGGAAGAAGATTTCCGTGGTGAAAGATTCAAAGAATTTCCACATCCGCTGAAAGGGAATAACGACCTCCTTTCATTAAGCCAGCCAAAAGCAATACAGGAAGTCCACCGTCAATATTTTGAAGCCGGTGCTGACATCGTAGAAACTAATACCTTTTCAGGAACAACCATAGGTATGGCTGACTATCATTTGGAAGATTTGGTTTATGAGCTAAACTATGAATCGGCAAGACTGGCCAGAGAAATAGCAGATGAGTTTACGGCAAAAAATCCGGATAAACCACGTTTCGTAGCGGGTTCTATAGGACCCACTAACAGAACGGCAAGCATGTCTCCGGATGTAAATGACCCCGGTTTCCGTGCCGTGACCTTTGATGAATTACGCATCGCCTATAAACAGCAGGTCGAAGCCCTGATTGATGGAGGTTCCGATATTCTGCTGGTAGAAACCATATTTGATACTCTGAATGCAAAAGCAGCACTTTTTGCCATCGAAGAAGTCAAAGAAGAAAGAAATATAGATATTCCGGTCATGGTTTCCGGCACGATAACAGATGCTTCAGGAAGAACACTCTCCGGCCAGACCGTAGAAGCATTCCTGATTTCCATTTCTCACATTCCGCTATTGAGCGTAGGATTTAATTGTGCTTTAGGAGCAGACCAGTTAAAACCTTATTTACAACGACTTTCGCATAATACCACATTCAATGTTTCGGCACATCCCAATGCAGGTTTGCCCAATGCTTTCGGGCAATATGACCAGACACCGGAAGCTATGCAGGTTTTGATTCGGGAATATCTCGAAGATAATCTCATTAACATAATTGGAGGATGTTGCGGAACAACCCCGGAACATATCCGCCTGATTGCAGAAGTAGCAAAAGAATATTCACCCAGAATTGTAGAACCGGTTTAG
- a CDS encoding acyloxyacyl hydrolase, producing the protein MTNNFFYLLYLLPVLCFSQEGNSKYTLDINNFYGKILKHTEEISQLTNKRQEGILISLNRKTYGEKPWQSRYNYPDYGLSFQYQNMNYEALGHFYGLYGHYNFYFFQRNLMFRIAQGVAYNTNPYDAVTNPENQAYGTHWMPATYFMLNYKKEKIWNGLGVQAGLSFFHHSNANLRTPNKSTNTLALNIGAVYDFESKEPLQYIEHKDSVRYTEPIRYNLVFRTGFNESDLVGSGQFPFYVFSAYADKRLSRKSAIHIGADFFIYKYLKETVKRIAADPNLNVSPDTDYRKGGIFVGHELFINRLSLETQFGYYAYAPLDYLPPIYQRLGLKYYLADEIFMGVALKTHAAKAEALEFALGVRL; encoded by the coding sequence ATGACGAACAATTTTTTTTACCTGTTATATCTGTTGCCTGTACTGTGCTTTTCTCAAGAGGGAAACAGCAAATACACTCTTGATATCAATAATTTTTATGGAAAAATTTTAAAGCATACCGAGGAAATCTCACAGCTCACAAATAAAAGACAGGAAGGAATACTGATAAGCCTTAACAGGAAAACTTACGGTGAAAAACCATGGCAGTCAAGATATAACTATCCGGATTATGGTCTCTCGTTCCAATATCAAAATATGAATTATGAAGCTTTAGGGCATTTTTATGGCTTGTACGGGCATTATAATTTTTATTTCTTTCAAAGAAACCTGATGTTCAGGATTGCGCAAGGAGTTGCCTATAATACCAATCCCTATGATGCCGTAACCAATCCTGAAAATCAGGCTTATGGAACACATTGGATGCCAGCTACCTATTTTATGCTAAACTATAAAAAAGAAAAAATCTGGAACGGATTAGGTGTTCAGGCCGGATTGTCTTTTTTCCACCATTCCAATGCGAATTTGAGAACACCCAATAAGAGTACAAATACTCTGGCGCTTAATATAGGAGCGGTATATGATTTTGAAAGTAAAGAACCGCTTCAGTATATTGAACATAAAGATTCTGTCAGATATACAGAGCCCATACGCTACAATCTGGTTTTCAGAACCGGATTTAATGAAAGCGATTTGGTTGGCAGCGGCCAATTTCCTTTTTATGTGTTTTCTGCCTATGCAGATAAGAGATTGAGCCGTAAAAGTGCCATCCATATTGGAGCAGATTTCTTTATCTATAAATATTTAAAAGAAACCGTAAAAAGAATTGCTGCAGATCCGAATTTAAACGTCAGTCCTGATACAGATTATCGGAAAGGCGGGATATTTGTTGGTCATGAGCTTTTTATTAATAGGCTTTCTCTTGAAACACAATTCGGATATTATGCCTATGCTCCGTTGGATTATCTGCCTCCAATTTATCAGAGATTGGGGCTTAAATATTATTTGGCAGATGAAATTTTTATGGGTGTCGCTTTAAAGACCCATGCCGCAAAGGCAGAAGCATTAGAATTTGCACTAGGAGTTCGTTTATAA
- a CDS encoding OsmC family protein, translating into MKAINVLGYSRNNEQFVVKTQNSDVRISRNEKFPELEGPSPFEYILAGFAGCVNAVSQQVASELGINLKSLQVEITGVISQEERVGFSKIEIVLKPTTDTSLQVLQKWLKLVQQKSPVYDNLVNSTPVELILYKEYNYAA; encoded by the coding sequence ATGAAAGCAATAAATGTTTTAGGATACTCAAGAAATAACGAGCAATTCGTAGTAAAGACACAAAACTCTGATGTCAGAATAAGCAGGAATGAAAAATTTCCGGAACTGGAAGGGCCAAGCCCGTTTGAATATATACTTGCAGGATTCGCAGGATGTGTCAATGCGGTGAGCCAGCAGGTAGCTTCAGAGTTAGGCATCAACCTAAAGTCGTTACAGGTAGAAATAACCGGAGTTATAAGTCAGGAAGAAAGAGTAGGCTTCAGCAAAATCGAAATCGTACTAAAGCCAACAACAGATACTTCGCTTCAGGTACTCCAGAAGTGGTTAAAATTAGTACAGCAAAAAAGTCCGGTTTATGACAACCTGGTCAATTCAACACCGGTCGAGCTGATTTTATACAAAGAATATAATTATGCAGCATAA
- a CDS encoding acyloxyacyl hydrolase, translated as MIPLAAFSQEINGKYTVDVNYFYGNILPHNSTIKHLITEHPEGVLISFNRKTFGHKEWESEYNFPDYGASFHYENTKNPVLGDLYGLYAHYNFYFLNRSLMFRVGEGISYNTNPYDKDTNFRNMAYGTRWMTSTYMMLNYHKENLYKNIGLQAGISFFHHSNSNMASPNTSTNTLAVNLGVNYSFEKSENLKRTTIMYDTIQNFKEPVRFNISFRSGRNESDIIGSGKFPFYVLSAYADKRLSRKSAIQFGADFFMMKYLEEYIRYKSAAYPDYHLDPDTDYRRIGVFVGHELFINRLSIEAQAGYYVYAPFGYLGPFYQRIGLKYYFSDTIFAALTLKTHAAKAEAMEIGVGIRL; from the coding sequence TTGATTCCATTAGCTGCTTTTTCCCAGGAAATAAATGGGAAATATACAGTTGATGTCAATTATTTTTATGGAAACATTTTACCGCACAATAGTACTATTAAGCACCTTATTACGGAGCATCCGGAAGGTGTCCTGATAAGTTTTAACAGAAAAACATTTGGCCATAAAGAATGGGAATCTGAATATAATTTCCCGGATTATGGTGCGTCTTTTCATTATGAAAATACCAAAAATCCCGTTTTAGGTGATTTGTACGGGCTTTATGCACACTACAATTTTTATTTTTTAAACAGAAGCCTGATGTTTCGTGTTGGAGAAGGAATTTCGTATAATACTAATCCCTACGATAAAGATACCAATTTCAGGAATATGGCTTATGGAACACGGTGGATGACATCAACCTATATGATGCTGAATTACCACAAAGAAAATCTGTATAAAAACATAGGCTTGCAGGCGGGTATTAGTTTTTTTCACCATTCCAACTCCAATATGGCCTCGCCTAATACCAGTACCAACACATTGGCTGTAAATCTTGGGGTTAATTATTCTTTTGAAAAAAGTGAGAATCTGAAACGGACGACTATAATGTATGATACAATACAAAATTTTAAAGAACCGGTTCGATTCAATATTTCATTCCGTTCCGGAAGGAATGAAAGCGATATTATTGGGAGTGGAAAATTTCCATTTTACGTATTGTCTGCCTATGCAGACAAACGTCTTTCCAGAAAAAGCGCTATCCAGTTTGGAGCTGATTTTTTTATGATGAAATATCTGGAAGAATACATCAGATATAAATCTGCTGCCTATCCGGATTACCATCTTGACCCGGATACGGATTATCGTAGGATAGGAGTTTTTGTAGGGCATGAACTTTTTATCAATAGACTCTCAATTGAAGCACAGGCAGGATATTATGTATATGCTCCATTTGGTTATTTAGGGCCATTTTATCAAAGAATAGGTTTAAAATATTATTTTAGTGATACTATTTTTGCAGCACTAACGCTGAAAACGCATGCTGCAAAAGCAGAAGCCATGGAAATAGGAGTTGGGATTAGGCTATGA
- a CDS encoding RDD family protein, with translation MLQKYLSQEKIAWFSIVIAILGIFIPMLTIDYNTASKEMVYTIGFIKYIFQSIHLTIFNLEDFYTFKLGTGDGMYMHYNLLNAFFYVLLILGAVFYLRSKAKETRLLRFVYSVIFITKVSSFILGLFSIVLMENTTNSLGVFLYVLWFMDYVVMAFYAYLAFSILKYIEMGKTFETIERTYETHTSVTLVEAGRWRRFFHLIIDDFIMILVFSASFEFFIRTEKLQTFVSALQNGLGDRVAFIIIFAFFRVFYYAIFESVLGVTAAKMLTETRVTDEEGNKPPVSSILKRTFLRLVPFEALTFFTPSGLHDKWSETYVIKEQRTGVSGAWYLLIVPVTIVVGLLIAFGIYKYESLQAEKKEQAIIQQNKEVFAHKLKNLSTNDFIKLESLDYAKSDIYLKTEEIKSDGIVFLILDAQKDYSEAKGPNFNEYSVPDFLEKIYAIEKESAKKVTISKGQLEKAIELNAGYSYSNQDTENALNIGDGKKYSIKSIETYFMPRLTLIDNYSNDKIKNVIVTNEGWKAELIKISNAQLYSGQPPIPLYKQSQAVITIPQAENYKFQITIKDTLGRIFSYEISKEKELEAVIKRTK, from the coding sequence ATGCTGCAAAAATACCTGTCTCAAGAAAAAATCGCCTGGTTTTCTATTGTAATTGCCATTCTGGGAATTTTTATTCCCATGCTTACGATTGACTACAATACCGCTTCAAAAGAAATGGTATATACAATTGGCTTCATAAAATACATTTTCCAGTCAATTCATCTTACCATTTTTAATCTGGAAGATTTTTATACGTTCAAGCTAGGAACAGGTGACGGCATGTATATGCATTACAATCTTTTAAATGCATTTTTTTATGTTTTGCTGATTTTAGGGGCGGTGTTCTATTTGCGAAGTAAAGCCAAAGAAACAAGATTACTACGCTTTGTTTATTCTGTAATATTCATAACAAAAGTCTCTTCTTTTATTTTGGGTCTTTTTTCCATTGTTTTAATGGAAAATACAACGAATTCTTTGGGCGTTTTCCTATATGTATTATGGTTCATGGACTACGTTGTTATGGCTTTCTATGCTTACCTCGCTTTTTCAATACTCAAGTACATTGAAATGGGAAAAACATTCGAAACCATTGAAAGAACCTATGAAACACATACCAGTGTTACTCTGGTTGAGGCCGGACGTTGGAGAAGATTTTTCCATCTGATTATAGATGACTTCATAATGATTCTTGTATTTTCTGCCTCATTCGAATTCTTCATCAGAACAGAGAAGTTACAGACTTTTGTATCTGCTTTACAAAATGGATTAGGTGATAGAGTAGCTTTTATTATAATTTTTGCCTTTTTCAGGGTGTTCTATTATGCCATTTTTGAATCCGTTTTAGGAGTAACCGCCGCAAAAATGCTTACGGAAACCCGAGTTACAGATGAGGAAGGGAATAAACCACCCGTAAGTTCTATACTAAAAAGAACATTTTTAAGATTGGTCCCATTTGAAGCCCTTACCTTTTTTACACCTTCCGGACTTCATGACAAATGGTCGGAAACGTATGTAATTAAAGAACAAAGAACAGGAGTTAGCGGAGCATGGTATCTTTTAATTGTTCCGGTTACAATTGTGGTGGGATTGCTCATCGCTTTTGGAATTTATAAATATGAATCCTTGCAGGCCGAAAAGAAAGAACAGGCTATTATTCAGCAGAATAAAGAAGTTTTTGCCCACAAACTAAAGAATCTGTCTACAAACGATTTTATAAAACTGGAATCACTGGACTATGCCAAATCCGATATCTATTTAAAAACAGAAGAAATAAAATCGGACGGAATAGTGTTCTTGATTCTTGATGCTCAAAAAGATTATTCAGAGGCAAAGGGGCCAAATTTTAACGAATACTCTGTGCCTGATTTTTTGGAAAAGATTTATGCTATTGAAAAAGAAAGTGCCAAAAAAGTGACCATTTCCAAAGGTCAGCTCGAAAAGGCAATCGAATTAAATGCAGGATACAGTTACTCAAATCAGGATACGGAAAATGCCTTAAATATTGGCGATGGTAAAAAATATTCGATAAAAAGTATTGAAACCTATTTTATGCCCCGTCTAACGCTCATTGATAATTATTCAAACGATAAAATAAAAAATGTCATAGTGACAAATGAAGGCTGGAAGGCAGAACTGATAAAAATTTCCAATGCGCAATTGTATTCCGGACAACCACCAATACCTTTATATAAACAGTCCCAGGCTGTAATTACGATTCCACAGGCTGAAAATTATAAATTTCAGATTACGATAAAAGATACCTTAGGAAGAATATTTTCCTATGAAATATCAAAAGAAAAAGAATTGGAAGCCGTAATTAAAAGGACAAAATAA